In the Lepidochelys kempii isolate rLepKem1 chromosome 3, rLepKem1.hap2, whole genome shotgun sequence genome, one interval contains:
- the GNG4 gene encoding guanine nucleotide-binding protein G(I)/G(S)/G(O) subunit gamma-4: protein MKEIMSNNNTTNISQARKAVEQLKMEAYMDRIKVSKAAADLLAYCDAHIGEDPLIIPVPASENPFREKKFFCTIL from the exons ATGAAGGAAATCATGTCTAATAACAACACAACCAATATATCTCAAGCAAGAAAAGCTGTGGAGCAGTTAAAAATGGAAGCATACATGGACAGGATAAAG GTATCCAAGGCTGCAGCTGATTTATTGGCGTACTGTGATGCTCATATTGGAGAAGATCCCCTTATTATACCAGTGCCTGCATCTGAAAATCCCTTCAGGGAGAAGAAATTCTTTTGTACTATCCTTTGA